The Montipora capricornis isolate CH-2021 chromosome 1, ASM3666992v2, whole genome shotgun sequence genome contains a region encoding:
- the LOC138037275 gene encoding aminopeptidase NAALADL1-like isoform X2, with amino-acid sequence MSIKSSQMRYFSSKPHVGGSEREKVLADHIAEKWREYGFDDVEMPEYQVLLSLPQEDQPNKVEIVNKGLVEYTILGKINVDNTKDGSDSFNYFPFLSYAPSGEAEGELVYCNEGSESDFQELDKVGISVKGRVVLLRGYNGNVITAERRGAVGALLYVDPNVVAQEGYASKDTYPETVWMSKDAVFSRALNVHYGDQLTPNLPSIPGMYRRPRNESSLPSIPAQPISYGDALHLFSLLKGEEVPSTWRGDLKVTYRFGPGFSKPNTTLRLRVNNKLVVKSIYNVIGTIKGHAEPDRYVLLGNHRDAEFFGAVDASSGTATLMEISRILGKRKSDGWRPRRTVKFCSWGAEEFGLIGSVEWVQENAKLLSNRAVVYLNTDVAVGVNYVVIAQTCPMIENAVFCRAKKVKDPSKSSVYDTMKSRFPSRRNKGEPGTIPYMYFSDYLPFYMSIGIPSVDFSYFHGHDDQYRLYPVYHTQEDSFYWMETFIDPKFEYHATMTKLVGGLLLDFSEALVLPYDVVRYAKAVSASFEFLEKELLNANNNIQTQHVKSAIREFTNASNLFQATKEELNGNGSELILRAINDQLVQVEKAFITPYLNVSDPMYKHVFSRNYYGLWFPGVTRAMQNAVKTNEFSEVKIQLSLVEEALLSAADILKPLICK; translated from the exons gtatttttcgtCCAAGCCCCATGTTGGAGGTTCAGAGAGAGAGAAAGTCCTGGCCGATCATATTGCAGAAAAATGGCGGGAATATGGCTTCGATGACGTAGAAATGCCTGAATACCAAGTACTTTTGTCTCTGCCACAGGAAGACCAACCTAACAAGGTGGAAATCGTAAATAAGGGGCTGGTGGAATACACTATCCTGGGAAAGATTAAC GTGGACAACACAAAAGATGGCTCCGACTCGTTCAactactttcctttcctttcttacGCTCCGTCTGGCGAAGCTGAAGGAGAACTGGTCTACTGCAACGAAGGGAGCGAAAGCGATTTCCAAGAGTTAGATAAAGTGGGGATTTCTGTGAAGGGCAGGGTTGTTTTACTAAGAGGCTACAATGGTAAT GTGATAACCGCCGAGCGTCGGGGAGCTGTGGGTGCGCTGTTATACGTAGATCCCAATGTCGTGGCTCAGGAAGGATACGCTAGTAAGGACACTTATCCTGAAACAGTATGGATGTCAAAAGATGCTGTATTTTCCAGAGCACTTAATGTGCATTACGGTGACCAGTTAACACCAAATTTGCCTTCCATTCCCGGAATGTATCGCAGACCTAGAAATGAATCTTCCCTGCCCAGTATTCCAGCTCAACCAATCTCTTACGGAGATGCTTTGCATCTCTTTAGTCTTCTCAAAG GAGAAGAGGTGCCTTCTACTTGGCGTGGTGATCTCAAGGTCACGTACAGATTCGGCCCAGGCTTCAGCAAGCCTAATACAACCTTGCGATTGCGGGTGAATAACAAGCTGGTCGTGAAATCAATATATAACGTTATCGGTACCATCAAAGGTCACGCTGAACCCGATCGCTATGTGCTGCTTGGGAATCATCGAGATGCAGAATTTTTTGGTGCGGTGGATGCGTCCAGTGGCACTGCGACTTTGATGGAAATATCCCGGATCCTTGGAAAGCGTAAAAGTGACGGCTGGCGACCGCGACGGACGGTCAAGTTCTGCAGCTGGGGTGCTGAAGAGTTCGGCTTGATCGGTTCAGTTGAATGGGTTCAAGAAAACGCAAAGCTGTTGTCTAACCGAGCAGTGGTTTACTTGAATACTGATGTAGCTGTTGGTGTAAACTACGTTGTGATTGCACAGACTTGCCCAATGATAGAGAACGCTGTTTTTTGTAGAGCTAAGAAGGTGAAGGATCCAAGTAAGTCTAGCGTCTACGATACAATGAAGAGCAGATTTCCTTCAAGGAGGAACAAAGGTGAGCCTGGAACCATTCCCTATATGTATTTCAGCGACTATTTACCATTTTACATGAGTATTGGGATACCCTCTGTAGACTTCTCTTATTTTCATGGACATGATGATCAATACAGATTGTATCCAGTTTACCACACCCAAGAAGATAGCTTTTATTGGATGGAAACATTCATCGATCCGAAGTTTGAATACCACGCCACCATGACAAAATTGGTCGGCGGATTGCTTCTGGATTTCAGCGAAGCGCTTGTCTTGCCGTATGATGTGGTTCGTTATGCAAAAGCAGTAAGTGCTTCGTTTGAATTTCTCGAGAAAGAGCTTCTGAATGCCAACAACAATATTCAAACCCAGCATGTTAAAAGTGCTATCCGAGAGTTTACAAATGCCAGCAATCTTTTTCAAGCCACCAAAGAAGAATTAAATGGAAATGGAAGCGAGCTCATTCTACGGGCCATAAACGATCAACTTGTCCAGGTAGAAAAAGCGTTTATTACTCCTTACCTCAACGTCAGTGACCCAATGTATAAGCATGTTTTCTCCAGGAATTATTACGGGCTCTGGTTTCCCGGAGTTACAAGAGCAATGCAGAATGCAGTGAAAACCAACGAATTCAGCGAAGTCAAGATACAACTCTCTCTGGTCGAAGAAGCACTCTTGTCTGCAGCTGATATCCTTAAGcctttaatttgtaaataa
- the LOC138013677 gene encoding uncharacterized protein, with the protein MAALNINSLLAHFDDLKFFVLNSKIDVLAINETKIDSSVNDNEIHLPGFEVVRKDRSVNGRSGGGVCMYLRSNINYQIRDDLCDDQLECIVIEIIRPHSRPFFVSTWYKPPNSAQDVFRQFESLVDKVDSEQKDLYLLGDLNCNMLDGSNNHKSSTLTNILDIYGLSQLISEPTRITPTSRTLIDLCITSSPEKISNSGVVHLAISDHSLVFMILKICYERTGIHRTIETRVFKNFNHHHFLNDVAQQPWNRVFSETNPETMWDVWKKLFMEVVDKHAPLQSKRVSNKHSPWITHELNRKIYKRNYMKKIAIQENNTSAWVRYKQARNEVNNAIKSAKKQYFIHNLELNKRIPEKHGC; encoded by the coding sequence ATGGCGGCATTAAATATCAATAGTCTTCTCGCTCACTTTGACGATCTCAAattttttgtactcaactccaAAATTGATGTACTGGCTATCAATGAAACGAAGATTGATAGTTCAGTCAATGATAATGAAATACATTTGCCAGGATTTGAGGTTGTTAGGAAGGATCGCTCTGTTAATGGCCGAAGTGGTGGTGGTGTTTGCATGTATTTACGGAGTAACATAAATTACCAGATCCGTGACGATTTATGTGATGACCAACTTGAGTGCATTGTTATCGAAATTATCAGACCCCACTCCAGACCTTTCTTTGTTAGTACGTGGTATAAGCCTCCAAACTCTGCCCAAGATGTCTTTCGGCAATTTGAGTCTCTAGTCGATAAGGTGGACTCTGAACAGAAAGACCTCTACCTTTTGGGTGATTTAAACTGTAATATGCTTGACGGATCAAATAATCATAAGTCATCCACTTTAACCAACATACTTGATATATATGGACTGAGTCAATTAATCTCCGAACCGACTAGAATTACACCCACCTCGAGAACGTTGATTGATCTCTGTATAACTAGTTCGCCCGAAAAAATATCTAACTCTGGTGTAGTTCATCTCGCTATCAGCGATCATTCTCTGGTCTTCATGATCCTTAAAATCTGCTACGAGCGAACTGGTATTCATCGGACGATTGAGACAcgcgtttttaaaaatttcaaccacCACCACTTCCTCAACGATGTTGCACAACAACCATGGAATAGagttttttcagagacaaatccAGAAACGATGTGggatgtttggaaaaaattatttatggaAGTAGTTGATAAGCATGCCCCACTTCAAAGTAAACGGGTCTCCAATAAACACTCCCCGTGGATTACACATGAACTGAATCGCAAAATCTATAAACGGAAttacatgaagaaaattgctatTCAAGAAAATAACACGTCGGCTTGGGTGCGATATAAGCAAGCTCGGAACGAAGTAAACAATGCCATTAAATCGGCAAAGAAACAGTATTTTATACATAATCTGGAACTGAATAAAAGAATCCCCGAAAAACATGGATGCTGA